Proteins from a genomic interval of Williamwhitmania taraxaci:
- a CDS encoding T9SS type A sorting domain-containing protein, producing the protein MKKQFLYSIGLLALTLTLVSWGGTGHRSINGHTTFYFNQELSAYTTWSSALQSHASDADNRKDSDPTEGKKHYIDIDNYSEYNQNGTIMERYEDAVSKYGYNVGSWGILPWATITTYDTLVKCFRRNDLNKAVLVAADLGHYVGDGHMPLHITDNYDGQNTGNKGIHSRYESSMLGDYIGQITYTQRDISVIRNVSRYIFDYIYKNSRYKDSIFAADVYAQTKGSINSNAYNAALWEKTATITKELLPNAAHALAELIYTAFIESKSTTGVEEMVSTKSISIDKCFPNPFSSSTSIHYTLAKYSNVEMLVIDSRGQLVANLASGVMSEGTHEVEWHPTSVSAGIYFLVARSDNFVETQKLVVVR; encoded by the coding sequence GTGAAAAAACAATTTCTTTATAGCATTGGTCTGTTGGCCTTAACATTAACTCTGGTGAGCTGGGGAGGTACTGGTCATCGCAGTATAAATGGACATACTACGTTTTATTTTAATCAGGAACTAAGTGCGTACACCACTTGGTCTAGTGCTCTTCAAAGTCATGCTTCTGATGCTGATAACCGGAAAGATTCTGATCCCACAGAAGGGAAGAAGCACTATATCGACATTGATAACTACTCCGAATACAATCAAAATGGAACTATAATGGAACGGTATGAAGATGCTGTTTCCAAGTATGGCTATAATGTCGGTTCTTGGGGCATCCTTCCTTGGGCAACTATTACAACATACGATACTCTTGTAAAGTGCTTTAGGCGAAATGATTTGAATAAAGCAGTTCTTGTAGCAGCCGATTTAGGACACTACGTGGGCGATGGCCATATGCCATTGCATATTACCGATAACTATGATGGACAGAATACCGGTAATAAGGGTATTCATAGTCGATATGAATCTTCAATGCTTGGTGATTATATTGGGCAAATTACCTATACACAACGTGATATTAGTGTTATTCGTAATGTAAGCCGGTATATATTCGATTATATATACAAAAACAGTAGGTATAAGGATTCAATATTTGCAGCTGACGTATACGCTCAAACCAAGGGCTCTATTAATAGTAATGCATACAATGCCGCCCTGTGGGAGAAAACAGCCACAATTACAAAGGAACTTCTTCCAAATGCGGCCCATGCGCTTGCTGAGTTAATTTATACGGCATTCATCGAGTCAAAATCTACAACAGGCGTGGAGGAGATGGTTTCAACAAAGTCTATCTCAATAGATAAGTGTTTCCCAAATCCTTTCTCGTCTTCTACATCTATTCACTATACTTTGGCAAAGTACTCAAATGTTGAAATGTTGGTGATTGATAGTAGAGGGCAACTGGTTGCCAACTTAGCTTCGGGTGTTATGAGCGAAGGCACACACGAGGTGGAATGGCATCCCACTTCTGTTTCTGCTGGTATATACTTCCTTGTGGCTCGTTCCGACAATTTTGTTGAAACTCAGAAGTTAGTCGTTGTTCGATAA
- a CDS encoding hemerythrin domain-containing protein: protein MTTATANLENDHIHILRLVDVMERITHLAEVNVAHLENIVDLIRNFADGLHHAKEEQMLFPKMVEKGFSFEQGPVCAMMHDHKEGRAFVAGMANAIAQYKSGNQGALMDIFKNMKGYIELLRAHISKENNVLFRMADRAFSEEEQLFLLSQFKNAETDSAHGGVVNNSIAQINSLAMFYNVP, encoded by the coding sequence ATGACAACAGCAACAGCAAATTTAGAAAACGACCATATACACATACTTAGGCTAGTAGATGTTATGGAGCGCATTACCCATCTGGCTGAGGTTAATGTTGCGCATCTCGAAAACATTGTTGACCTGATACGAAACTTTGCCGACGGGCTTCACCATGCAAAGGAAGAACAAATGCTCTTTCCCAAAATGGTAGAAAAAGGTTTTTCCTTTGAGCAAGGCCCCGTTTGCGCTATGATGCACGACCACAAGGAAGGTAGAGCCTTCGTGGCTGGAATGGCAAACGCTATTGCACAGTATAAGTCAGGTAATCAAGGCGCATTAATGGATATTTTCAAGAATATGAAAGGCTATATCGAACTTCTCAGAGCGCATATTTCAAAAGAGAACAATGTTCTTTTCCGAATGGCCGATAGAGCATTTTCTGAAGAAGAACAGCTGTTTCTGTTAAGCCAATTTAAAAATGCAGAAACCGACTCAGCGCATGGAGGAGTTGTAAATAACTCTATTGCTCAGATAAATAGTCTTGCAATGTTTTATAATGTTCCATAA
- the sucD gene encoding succinate--CoA ligase subunit alpha, with protein sequence MSVLVNKHSKVLVHGFTGSEGTFHAQQMIEYGTNVVGGVTPGKGGQSHLNLPVFNTAKEAVQITGADVSIIFVPPAYAADSILEAADAGVKLIVAITEGIPTSDMVKVKEFLAGKPDVTLVGPNCPGVITPGEAKVGIMPGFIHKKGTVGIVSRSGTLTYEAVDQITKEGLGQSTCIGIGGDPIIGTTTLDAVKLLMADAATQGIVMIGEIGGTMETDAARWIKEHGTKPVVGFIAGQTAPKGRRMGHAGAIIGGAEDTAAAKMKIMRECGISVVESPADLGKTMAALLK encoded by the coding sequence ATGAGCGTATTGGTCAACAAACATTCGAAAGTACTAGTGCATGGGTTTACCGGCTCGGAGGGAACCTTTCATGCCCAGCAGATGATTGAATACGGTACCAACGTTGTGGGAGGGGTTACCCCAGGAAAAGGTGGCCAATCACACCTCAATCTTCCTGTCTTTAATACAGCCAAGGAGGCTGTTCAAATTACTGGTGCCGATGTATCGATAATCTTTGTGCCACCTGCTTATGCTGCTGATTCTATTCTGGAAGCTGCCGATGCCGGTGTAAAACTGATTGTTGCCATTACTGAGGGTATTCCCACTTCGGATATGGTTAAGGTTAAGGAATTTTTAGCGGGGAAACCCGATGTAACCCTTGTTGGGCCAAATTGCCCTGGCGTTATTACTCCTGGAGAAGCCAAGGTGGGCATTATGCCTGGCTTTATTCATAAGAAGGGCACTGTCGGTATAGTTTCTCGTTCTGGAACATTGACATACGAGGCAGTAGATCAGATAACTAAAGAGGGGCTAGGCCAAAGCACTTGCATTGGAATTGGGGGCGACCCAATTATTGGAACTACTACCCTTGATGCGGTAAAGTTATTAATGGCCGATGCTGCAACTCAGGGAATTGTAATGATAGGTGAAATCGGTGGAACGATGGAGACTGATGCTGCTCGATGGATTAAGGAGCATGGCACTAAACCTGTGGTTGGATTTATTGCAGGTCAAACTGCGCCAAAAGGACGAAGAATGGGTCATGCTGGTGCTATAATTGGTGGTGCGGAGGATACTGCTGCTGCCAAAATGAAAATTATGCGCGAGTGTGGGATTTCGGTTGTTGAATCGCCTGCCGACTTGGGCAAGACTATGGCTGCATTGCTCAAATAG
- the mnmE gene encoding tRNA uridine-5-carboxymethylaminomethyl(34) synthesis GTPase MnmE, giving the protein MDNAVITAIATPAGVGAIAIIRVSGKGAIELVDKVFISAKNGKTLVAQKGNTIHFGTIVDHNDSLIDEVLVSLFRAPHSYTGEDSAEISCHGSSYIQQQILQRFIEVGARMAQPGEYTLRAFLNGKLDLSQAEAVADLIASDSEANHRLALNQLKGNLSNEIHQLREKLLNFVSLLELELDFGEEDVEFAERSLLRNLMLEIAAYAKSLTESFSLGNAIKKGIPVAIAGKPNAGKSTLLNTLLKEERAIVSEIAGTTRDSIEDLIVINGIGFRLIDTAGIRESQDTIETMGIERSFQKMEGASVIIALLDLTANAQDEVDFLNEIVNRFGLNGKTILALLNKADKASSTIVEQLIAKQIKTAIQVITISAKDGSNLNELHTALTNVVMDTTKLHGDVLVSNARHFEALNQVKIGIERALAGLSNNLPNDLLSQDIREVLHYLGTITGEITNDEVLGNIFSKFCIGK; this is encoded by the coding sequence ATGGATAACGCAGTTATTACAGCCATTGCTACCCCAGCAGGAGTTGGTGCCATTGCCATTATAAGAGTTAGTGGAAAAGGAGCCATTGAATTGGTTGACAAAGTATTCATTTCTGCCAAGAATGGAAAAACGCTGGTCGCTCAAAAAGGAAACACAATTCACTTCGGCACAATTGTAGACCATAATGATAGCCTCATTGATGAGGTGCTAGTTTCACTATTTCGTGCACCTCACTCCTACACCGGCGAAGATTCCGCCGAAATAAGCTGCCACGGTTCCTCATACATCCAGCAGCAAATTCTTCAGCGATTTATTGAGGTTGGGGCTCGCATGGCTCAACCCGGAGAGTATACACTTCGAGCCTTTTTAAATGGGAAACTAGATTTATCTCAGGCTGAAGCAGTTGCCGATCTTATTGCCTCAGATTCAGAGGCTAATCACCGATTGGCGCTCAACCAACTTAAAGGAAATTTATCGAACGAGATACATCAACTACGTGAAAAGCTGTTGAACTTTGTATCCCTGCTTGAGCTTGAGCTCGACTTTGGTGAAGAGGATGTAGAGTTTGCCGAGCGATCCTTGCTTCGAAACCTTATGCTCGAAATTGCGGCATACGCAAAAAGTTTAACCGAATCATTTTCCCTCGGCAATGCCATAAAGAAAGGTATACCAGTGGCCATTGCGGGAAAACCCAATGCAGGTAAGTCCACGCTTCTAAACACGTTGCTAAAAGAAGAGCGCGCAATTGTTTCGGAAATTGCTGGTACCACCCGCGATTCCATTGAGGACCTAATCGTGATTAACGGAATTGGTTTCCGATTGATTGATACAGCCGGAATCCGCGAAAGTCAGGACACAATTGAAACAATGGGAATTGAGCGCAGCTTTCAAAAGATGGAGGGAGCGTCCGTTATTATAGCACTGCTTGATCTCACGGCAAATGCTCAGGATGAAGTTGACTTTCTCAATGAAATTGTGAATCGATTTGGGTTGAATGGAAAAACGATTCTCGCACTGCTTAATAAGGCAGATAAAGCCAGCAGTACCATCGTGGAGCAGTTAATTGCCAAGCAAATTAAAACGGCCATCCAAGTCATTACCATTTCGGCAAAGGATGGCAGCAATCTAAACGAACTGCATACCGCTCTTACAAATGTGGTGATGGACACGACGAAACTCCACGGCGACGTATTGGTGAGCAATGCAAGACATTTTGAGGCGCTTAATCAGGTCAAAATTGGTATAGAGCGAGCACTAGCAGGGCTTTCCAACAATCTCCCAAACGATCTACTTTCGCAAGATATAAGAGAGGTATTACACTACTTGGGTACCATTACTGGCGAAATAACTAACGATGAGGTTCTTGGCAATATATTCTCGAAGTTTTGTATTGGAAAATAA
- the ric gene encoding iron-sulfur cluster repair di-iron protein: MNNKLMATASLGEIVANDFRTALVFKENGIDFCCGGKKTLKEACDEKALDTNIIAQKLEAVQVDSASPSQNFKDWDLGFLADYIVNNHHKYVIKTLPELVFYTEKIAKVHGERHPELIEVADLFGKINAELVQHLQKEEEILFPAIKEVLKSNSVSAKATVASEIGRMSSEHEFAGGAMDKINELTNGYVVPDDACNTYTVSLKLLQQFEDDLHIHIHLENNILYPKSLAL; encoded by the coding sequence ATGAACAATAAACTAATGGCGACAGCATCGCTAGGCGAAATTGTAGCCAATGATTTTAGAACAGCTTTAGTATTCAAGGAAAACGGTATTGACTTTTGCTGTGGTGGCAAAAAAACGCTTAAAGAGGCATGCGATGAAAAAGCATTAGACACCAATATTATTGCACAAAAGTTGGAGGCAGTGCAAGTTGATTCGGCAAGCCCATCGCAAAATTTTAAGGACTGGGATTTAGGCTTCTTGGCAGACTATATTGTAAACAACCACCATAAGTATGTAATTAAAACCCTTCCTGAGCTGGTTTTTTACACCGAAAAAATTGCAAAGGTTCACGGTGAACGCCACCCGGAGCTGATTGAAGTTGCCGATTTGTTCGGGAAAATTAATGCCGAGTTAGTGCAACATCTTCAAAAAGAGGAGGAGATTCTTTTTCCGGCTATTAAGGAGGTGTTAAAAAGCAATTCAGTCTCGGCAAAGGCAACGGTAGCTTCAGAAATTGGCAGAATGAGCAGCGAGCATGAGTTTGCCGGAGGGGCTATGGATAAGATAAATGAGCTAACTAATGGATATGTAGTTCCTGACGATGCGTGTAATACCTATACTGTTTCGCTAAAGTTACTCCAGCAATTTGAAGACGATTTACATATCCATATTCACCTCGAAAACAACATACTATATCCGAAGTCTTTGGCTCTTTAG
- a CDS encoding RrF2 family transcriptional regulator, whose translation MFNKETEYAMRGLVYIQAQNNINRKPGIIEIAREIDAPQFFTGKTLQRMVKNGFVSSTRGKGGGFFFDKEKADLPIKDLINAIEGDSTLTGCGFGFKKCDCTNPCPLHERYAPIRKAINDLVTTETIQSLAERYAQLKDFKNLQIEP comes from the coding sequence ATGTTTAACAAGGAGACAGAATATGCGATGCGAGGCTTGGTTTATATTCAGGCGCAAAACAACATCAATAGAAAACCTGGAATTATAGAGATAGCAAGAGAAATTGATGCACCGCAATTTTTCACAGGCAAAACGCTGCAACGAATGGTGAAAAATGGGTTTGTTTCTTCCACAAGGGGCAAAGGCGGCGGCTTCTTTTTTGACAAAGAGAAAGCAGATCTTCCAATTAAGGATCTAATAAATGCAATAGAGGGCGATAGCACCTTAACCGGGTGCGGGTTTGGTTTTAAGAAGTGCGATTGCACCAATCCATGTCCGCTGCACGAACGGTATGCCCCCATCCGTAAAGCAATAAACGACCTAGTAACAACGGAAACCATACAATCGCTAGCAGAACGGTATGCTCAGCTGAAAGATTTTAAAAACTTACAAATAGAACCGTAA